The following DNA comes from Macadamia integrifolia cultivar HAES 741 unplaced genomic scaffold, SCU_Mint_v3 scaffold1834, whole genome shotgun sequence.
CTCCACACTGGTTAGCTGCAAAGGCTTCTTTGTTAAACCGCCATCAAGAGGTGTTGTTTATGAAAATTatagagaaaaatgaattggCATCCCACCTGCATTCATTTTGTAAGCAGGCTAATGTTGTTTGTTCTACAAATGCACTAGAGAAGAAGATAATTGACAGCACAACTTTGCCACCAATAGCCACATGGAATGAAGACAAACTGAAATATGATTTTCCTAATGAAACACCCCTATCTGTAGCCAGCCAAGGTGGATTGCCATATTTTCGGAAGTCAATGGTGAAAGAGGGAAGTGTCATAGCTATCCCTGATCTAAGGGACCCAATGTCATATAAATCTTTCTTGCCACGATCTTTGGcatcaaaaatcccattttccatTGCCCGGATTGGGGAATTGAAGAAGCTCTTTGGTGTGGTAGATGAATCAAACATGGATGAATATATTCAACAAACCCTCGAAATATGTGAGAAGAGCCCCATTCGAGGTGAGAAGAGAACTTGTGCAACTTCCGCGGAGGATCTTATTGATTTTGTCGTTGAGGAATTAGGACACTATGTACATGTATGGAATACTGAAAGCATCGAAGGATCTtatgagaatgtcacaattggaGCTGTGAAACTCGTGTATGGAAATCTTACCGAATCACCAGCCTTATGTCATAGCCAGCCATTCATATTTCAAGTCTATTATTGCCATGTCTTACAGAAAGTAAAAGTATATGCAATTGATATACAAGCTaagaagaaagtgaatcatGCGATCATGGCATGCCACTATGACACATCAACTTGGAATCCAAATCATCTTGCTTTTAAGTTATTGGGTCTTGGCCCAGGCCAAATTGAAGTCTGTCATTGGATAAATGAGAATGGAGTGGTCTGGACAAAGACTCTAGGTTGAGCAACAATTGAAGATTTGATTATCTTCTAGTTCTCTTGTTTATGTTATTATACATATTGCTGCTTATGCTATTTTAAGGATAAATAATGACTTATTTTGGCTTTCTTATTATGCCTTTTGAGTTCCAATATGATTTTGTTAGTCAATTTTCTAGTATAATGGAagataaactttttttttttttgcgctAAGAATCAGCAATGAACTTTATTAAAAAGAATTGTTGAATTATATTGAATAGCTTAATCTTTCATTAGCTAGGGTTACAGTATTTATAGAGATTACATCAGATCATAACCTAAATGGAAATAAGGATTATCTCATGTGGGATTGACTGTATCTTGGAGAGAATCGTCCAAGCTGGACTGTGAGCTGGAGCGTGTCATGCACGCTGGTCAATAAGAATGAATGAAATACAAAAGTACCACCGAAGGCCATGAAACCAAAAATAGAGGACAACCTAAAATCTAAGAAAACCCGGTCCAATCTACCCTGTGGCAACCTACAGTTAAAAAGGAAGCTGAAAGTTATGGTTTTTCAGGCTCCACTAGGATGTCTTTGgttggaatgaaagaaaaaaaaaaaaaaaaaaaaaaagttctgtAGTCATTAACAAGAATAATTGTGTAACTGAACAACATGCTAAATCTGGAATGTAACTTTTACTtcatttttattcaaaataacactgaatttttttggaagtGACATGGTAAAATTAGTTTTCatatttaatatgtttttgaGTTTCGCATACAATTATTTTCTCTTTACATCTAAGCCAAATAGGGCCTTAACAAAATTATCTTTTCAAgtcttttttttaaagaaaaaataactcAGGTAAAGTtaaaagaggaaatgagaggTCATTTATGAAGATTCACATTGCGGCAATAATGGGAGTAGAGTGATGAGCATTATGTTAATTTAAACAAGGGTACTCTAAGATTAGGCAAGTGGTGGCTTATATTGCATGTCATTCATATGGTTAGTAAGTTTACGTAAAgcaattaccaaaaaaataagtttACGTAAATCAAAAGTTAGGTACAAGAAATATTTGGGGTATATGAGTATATTGTGATGTAGTCTATAATGAAAATTTACAAAGGCATCAATAACATGTTAGTTGAGAGTGAGCTTGTGGTGCaacagttaagttgcactattgtagCATGCATGTTGGTCACTAGTTCAAAAACATGGAAACAACCACTCCTGCTTTGCATGAAGCGAGGCTATGTACACTTGTCCCTCCCAGACCCCTGCAGTAgagggagccttgtgcattaggttttaaaaaaaaataaaaataaataagtgacATGTTAGTTGTACAATTTTTAACTGATGCACCTGCCAATTGCACAAAATGCTATCAGGGTTCTATGTTGTGCTCTTGGCTATCAATGTTTGCCATCAGAAGAGTAGTCATTCTGAATAGACTAGGTGAATCAGTTTCAGTTTGAAAAAAAAGTTGATacttaggctctgtactgtaacgattctgtttttttaacatgattttcgggctagcacacttttttgcatttctatttttttggagtgattctgcatcttaaatgttgtatggtaatcgcaaaaaaaaattgattttgtaacctgaaagaaacagaaacatgtatggttcgtacttaacagaatcgtttctgttagaaatcaatatttacataaagtgtcatcttcaccatgggtgtcaaagttgtgatttttaaataaaatataaggatagtcaatggttttttaataaattctaagttatgaaaatcattattacccaaataacttaagttgaatgagacaaataagaatatctccatatcaacaacatggtgctcacttcaaatatgaaatatttggccgtgtttccttgccatatgaaatatgaaatgtttcaacaaaaatatgatctatcataataacataaaagtatgaacaagaataaattcaagggaagacataattcttaaagtatttaattatgaacttaagggcataaattaggtcttccaacttaattcttaactgcaaaacatgtcccactacttcaaagtttaaatccaatcatcaaaatgtaatcatgtaatttgagccattccggctttaacagctaactcatttgcaatctttttcctGAGATCATccatctgtcttcttctttctgctaagcttatactaatgtgagccggtggtacataatcttgaatttcttcaggctCCTCATTCCAcaaattttcaccaaactccttaaaattcttgtctgcaatttcttcctcccgAATGAAGTTGTGAAGTGCACAACAAGCAATGACGATGCATGTTTGGGTGTTCAGTGGAAAACATGGCATTTTGCTGAGAATTGGAAAGCgcttcttcaaagaaccaaaactgcGCTCTATGACATTCCTAACAGAAGAGTGTCTATTATTAAATAGCTCTACTGCTGTCCTTGGACGTCTATTCCTATAATCATTTAGATGGTATCTTTGTCCTTTGAACGGCGTCAAGAACCCAGTAGTAGATGGATAACCAGAATCAACCACATAATATTTACCTAGCACGTAAAATGAAAAGTAATGAATCAACACAATATGTAAAATAGAGCATAATCAACTTGTGAGGTTAAGATTTAGAATGTACCaggtggaggatgaggaaattcaaatttagggttattcaatgcctcattgaatactcgacaatcatttgcagaaccctcccaaccagcgtacacaaaagtgaatttcatgtcaaggtcacatgcacacataacattccatgttgtatctcctttccttcctctgtaCGGTATTTGTTTGGATAGAGGTACAGAAGCACTAACATGAGTGCCATCAATCGCGCCAATGCAGTCCTAGTACCAATACATGGatattcatcaaatcaaaccacGTATAACCACAAAACAACATAATCATTGTTTTAATTATAAGCAACATACCTTGAAGAAAGGATAGAGCTTTGGTTTTTCAAGAATCTGTTTAGGGCAACGACTAAAGTTTGGAGGTTTGATATTCTCTTGTCCGAGTAGTATGAAAGCACGTAACACTTTCTTAAAGTGTTCACCTATTGTGTTAAGAGAACGCTGAAAGTGTTCTGCTATGTCTCTATACCTATCATTGTGACCAACAATAGATATAAACATTGCCAACTGCTCATCCACTCTTAAATATCGACTATCTTCCAACCAACCACGTTGTCGCATTAATGCTTcaaggttgaggaagacatggcGTTCCATTTTATACTGTTCATACCCTCGAAAGAATCACCTGCGATGTCAGAAACAGTTTCAAAACCCATCATCCACTGGATACAAAATAAGGGTTTGAGCAAAAAACTGTTAAGGAAAGACCCTATCAAAGAACAAGTAAGAAGGATTAAAATTTGTACCGAGCAACAAAGAATCAAGGAGACAAAGAGGagtgaagaaaaggagaaggggaGAATCGCCTGATCCTGTCTCTCCCAACGATGACGCTTGAATCTTTGCAGTACTGCCAGAGCCTCCAGACCCTCGATCTGTCCGGTAATTAGCAATAGAAAACAATATCAGAATAGTCATAATTTAAAGAAGTATACTTGAATTAGGTTTCCTAAAATCCGTAGGAAAactgagaaataaaaagagCTGAAATTAGTAGTTATAGTAACCCACTAGATTACCCATCCTTTTCCCCAAATAATAATATAGCATAACAATCTAACCAAAGGTGATTATGAAACTTTGCTCACTTTGACAGATTATTGATCATTTTTAGGATACCAGTCATTTGTTGATAATTGAAGTGTTAAGAAACCTCAGAAGTCTAAATATCTCTTGGAACTTAAGATTCAATACTGCAATTcataatcaaattaaattttatttcatgaaATGTTGAATATTTATTACTGCAAGTGTCTTCTACACAGAAACCACTAAAAACCTACCAAATCTCCCCTCCCCATTGAAAAAAATGTATCCTTATAATTCCTTTTGGAGGCTGCTTAACAGAGTGCTTTTGAGAATAAGTTTGTGTTCTTAATAGTGTACTATTCTAACATACTCTTCTTCTTGGACAATAAATGATAGAGAAGGCAGGTTACAACAATGTTTCCAGCCTGTTCCAGATGGTGGTGTTCCAGATTGTCAATTAGACAAGCAACTAGATCAGGCCATTGTTATCCTGCTTAAGGGTGGAAAAGAAAGATTACTGAGGAAAAGTAGAAGTATAAAATGAAGGAAGATGTAGTCCTTGACATAGTGGAATTGTGGAACAGTATTCTTATAGCCAGCTAAACTAGTAGGGATCGTGGAATTATATGTTTGAAGTTTTGGTCAATATCACCAAATATACTCCTTTTGATTGGGGAATTGGAATATTTCAAcaattttggtagaaaaagATTGAAGTTATGCACATTACATGATTTCTATCAAAATCGGTCACTCAAAATTGATTTCAGCAAAATACTTTGGTTTATGTCACGACTGAAATAAGGATtggaattaaaattttattttttggttgagAAAATGTCACGATAAGTGATGGATGCTCAATCTATTCTTCATGTATGCTTATTGCAGGTGGGGAGCTTTGATGCCGGTTATGgaagttccattatgtctcgcTTGGTAAGCCACTAAGGCAGAGATGCTTTTTGTTTTGCACCATTTTACCTTGTCCGTGGATACAGAACCGAAGGAATAGATAGAGTTCTAAGACAAATTAAAGCTCCATCCTATTGCTGCTGCATTCCTGAGCTCCTTGCTGCTAATACGTGGTCCCCCCATCTCTAATTTCACCTTGTGTTATCTGGATCTCAAATTTCAGCTGTACATAACATCATCCATTTTATACTCACATTTTAAGTTGTACCAAATATCTGAGAGAGGATCAGTGTATagtatttctttatttctgtaAAGATTTATTCAAATCTAATAGTAACAGTTTTAGTTTAAATCGTCTCTGTAATCTCTTCTCAATCCTTCTCAAatgggaatttttattttttaaattcttgaTCAAAACAAACAGGAACACAGGGCCAGAGGACGTGTTCATCAAGGTGATATgagaggaggagggagaagagatcaagaaagaaagggaacgaGAGTGAAGGTGATATgagaggaggagggagaagagatcaagaaagaaagggaacgagagtgagagaaagagaaagagaaagagaaagagaaagagaaagagaaagagaaagagaaagagagagagagatcttcgtTTACCTTGAAGATGGTAGATCGAGTGGTAGACAAGAAAATTTGTACCGAGCAGAGCTTCTCGCCTCTCGCCTCCTTCTCGCTCTCGCCTCAGAGATCTTCGTTTACCTTGAAGATGGTAGATCGAGTGGTAGACAAGAAAATTTGTACCGAGCAGAGCTTCTCGCCTCTCGCCTGATGGTAGATCGAGTGGTAGACAAGAAAATTTGTACCGAGCAGAGCTTCTCGCCTCTCGCCTCCTTCTCGCTCTCGCCTCCTTCTCGCTCTCGCCTCTCGCCTCCTGCAACTGTTGGATGGGGTTCGCCTCCTGCAACTGTTGGATGGGGTTAGGGTCGCCTCCTTCTCGCCTCTCGCCCCCTGCAACTGAAAATGGGGTTAGGGTTCGTGAAACATAGCAATGttatgttttgagggtaatttcCCCATTTACCCTCATAACTATTAAAGTGATACCTATTTCGGCGCCTTTTGCTCAGAATGAATTCTAAAAGTGAAAAGCAAGTATTTTTTGCtccaaaaaatggattcaaaagtctcataagtgcccggttcatttcaaaaaaacaagaaattgaaccgggctttccatacaggttttacctcatttctgtttcaaaaaaataaaaa
Coding sequences within:
- the LOC122064949 gene encoding polygalacturonase non-catalytic subunit AroGP2-like; translation: MTHLILLLGLLVVAYFNGSQAENAFIQYWEEHIGLPHPPHWLAAKASLLNRHQEVLFMKIIEKNELASHLHSFCKQANVVCSTNALEKKIIDSTTLPPIATWNEDKLKYDFPNETPLSVASQGGLPYFRKSMVKEGSVIAIPDLRDPMSYKSFLPRSLASKIPFSIARIGELKKLFGVVDESNMDEYIQQTLEICEKSPIRGEKRTCATSAEDLIDFVVEELGHYVHVWNTESIEGSYENVTIGAVKLVYGNLTESPALCHSQPFIFQVYYCHVLQKVKVYAIDIQAKKKVNHAIMACHYDTSTWNPNHLAFKLLGLGPGQIEVCHWINENGVVWTKTLG
- the LOC122064946 gene encoding protein ALP1-like; amino-acid sequence: MERHVFLNLEALMRQRGWLEDSRYLRVDEQLAMFISIVGHNDRYRDIAEHFQRSLNTIGEHFKKVLRAFILLGQENIKPPNFSRCPKQILEKPKLYPFFKDCIGAIDGTHVSASVPLSKQIPYRGRKGDTTWNVMCACDLDMKFTFVYAGWEGSANDCRVFNEALNNPKFEFPHPPPGKYYVVDSGYPSTTGFLTPFKGQRYHLNDYRNRRPRTAVELFNNRHSSVRNVIERSFGSLKKRFPILSKMPCFPLNTQTCIVIACCALHNFIREEEIADKNFKEFGENLWNEEPEEIQDYVPPAHISISLAERRRQMDDLRKKIANECIS